The following proteins come from a genomic window of Lachnoclostridium phytofermentans ISDg:
- a CDS encoding co-chaperone GroES translates to MKLVPLGDKVVLKQLVAEETTKSGIVLPGQAKEKPQQAEVVAVGPGGMVDGKEVTMQVKVGDKVIYSKYAGTEVKLDEEEFIVVKQNDIVAIVAD, encoded by the coding sequence ATGAAATTAGTGCCATTAGGAGACAAAGTTGTATTAAAGCAACTCGTAGCAGAAGAGACTACAAAGTCGGGTATTGTATTACCTGGTCAGGCAAAAGAAAAACCACAACAAGCAGAGGTTGTTGCAGTTGGCCCTGGTGGAATGGTGGATGGAAAAGAAGTAACCATGCAGGTTAAAGTTGGCGACAAAGTTATTTATTCCAAATATGCTGGAACTGAAGTAAAATTAGATGAAGAAGAATTTATCGTTGTAAAACAAAACGATATCGTAGCAATTGTAGCAGATTAA
- a CDS encoding VanZ family protein: MVIKILKRGISAILGLLCIGLILVTAVEVLSFHVGYDTGGVFLGLFSITLLSLIASSLLSSSFQEIKWKQYSMRAGLLLIFVFYCLILLNLLFTSRHFFFENAFSSNIKRRFMTGTNFIPFHTMMSYLKNSDNLNSSIIYTNIFGNLAAFAPMGFFLPLLFQKLRKFLPFACVMFLTIAVIELAQFITNLGVMDIDDLILNLSGASIAFFLCKLPFLMKIFQRFHWIS, from the coding sequence ATGGTTATAAAAATATTAAAACGCGGTATTTCCGCTATCTTGGGATTACTTTGTATTGGACTTATTCTTGTTACAGCAGTGGAAGTACTAAGCTTTCACGTTGGATATGATACGGGTGGCGTCTTTTTAGGGCTCTTTAGCATCACCCTGCTCTCATTGATTGCATCCTCACTTCTCTCTAGTTCCTTTCAAGAAATAAAGTGGAAACAGTATTCCATGAGAGCTGGTCTATTACTAATTTTTGTGTTTTATTGCCTCATACTTCTTAACTTACTTTTTACAAGTAGACATTTCTTTTTTGAAAATGCTTTTTCAAGTAATATCAAAAGGAGATTTATGACGGGTACAAACTTTATCCCATTTCATACTATGATGAGTTATTTAAAAAATTCCGATAACTTAAATTCATCCATTATATACACTAATATTTTTGGTAATCTGGCCGCGTTTGCACCAATGGGTTTTTTTTTACCACTGTTGTTTCAAAAGCTTAGAAAATTTCTCCCATTTGCTTGTGTAATGTTTCTTACTATTGCTGTTATTGAGTTAGCCCAATTTATAACAAACCTTGGTGTTATGGATATTGATGACTTAATTTTAAACCTAAGCGGTGCATCAATTGCTTTTTTCCTATGTAAATTACCATTCCTTATGAAGATATTTCAGAGATTTCATTGGATTTCATAG
- a CDS encoding DUF6062 family protein has translation MKEQLYTIPVNDAFNKECECPVCEMYETLQKNAIDFTMGPSYMEEDVRMVTDQAGFCSNHIKLLYENQNRLGLALMLKTHMDRSIKETEKLLQQKQAMGGGFFKKKEGVHPVVDYTRSLEHTCFVCDKIKGMFELYLTSFFYLYRKEDEFRKKFRASKGFCTKHFGMLYDLAERHLNGAMLEEFRSEIGTLYVDNMKRVRDDLEWFTDKFDYRYVNEPWKNSKDALPRTIRKTNSVPVEDK, from the coding sequence ATGAAAGAGCAATTATATACTATACCAGTAAATGATGCGTTCAATAAAGAGTGTGAATGCCCTGTTTGCGAGATGTATGAAACTCTACAAAAAAATGCAATTGACTTTACCATGGGGCCAAGCTACATGGAGGAGGATGTGCGTATGGTAACGGATCAGGCTGGTTTTTGCTCCAATCATATCAAGTTACTGTATGAAAATCAGAACCGTCTTGGTTTAGCATTAATGTTAAAGACACATATGGATCGTTCTATTAAAGAGACTGAGAAACTATTACAGCAAAAGCAGGCTATGGGTGGCGGATTCTTTAAGAAAAAAGAAGGAGTTCATCCTGTTGTAGATTATACTAGAAGTTTAGAGCATACTTGTTTTGTCTGCGATAAAATAAAAGGGATGTTCGAACTTTATCTTACTTCTTTTTTCTATCTCTATCGTAAAGAAGATGAATTTAGAAAGAAGTTTCGTGCATCGAAAGGATTCTGTACTAAGCATTTTGGAATGTTGTATGATTTAGCAGAGAGGCATCTAAATGGTGCAATGTTAGAAGAGTTTCGTTCCGAAATCGGAACACTTTATGTAGATAATATGAAAAGAGTCAGAGATGACTTAGAATGGTTTACGGATAAATTTGATTATCGCTATGTCAATGAACCATGGAAGAACTCAAAAGATGCTCTTCCAAGAACAATCCGAAAGACCAATAGTGTTCCTGTAGAAGATAAATAA
- a CDS encoding DUF2225 domain-containing protein: MANLFSGLESMGLGKLTNMDVYEANEGQQGKSDKEDKPQITEADFIFEKSYTCPVCDIEFKSKTVKTGKVKLISADTDLRPKYQLVDSLKYDVVDCPVCGYAALNRFFNFMTSPQAKLIKASISSVYKGAAPSGDIVSYDEAITKHKLALVNTIVKKGKLSEKAYTCLKTGWLVRGKKESLPTTTPNYDKVVAQLEAEEVDFLTKAYEGFVEAYSKENFPMCGMDEATITYLLADLARRTGKTEDALRYISKVIVARDANERIKDKARQLKDLMNN, translated from the coding sequence ATGGCCAATTTATTTTCTGGGTTAGAATCAATGGGGTTAGGAAAGCTTACCAATATGGATGTGTATGAAGCGAATGAAGGGCAACAGGGGAAATCAGATAAGGAAGATAAGCCTCAGATAACTGAGGCGGATTTTATCTTTGAAAAATCCTATACTTGTCCGGTGTGTGATATTGAGTTTAAGTCTAAGACTGTGAAAACGGGAAAAGTAAAATTAATATCCGCGGATACAGATTTACGTCCAAAATACCAGTTAGTCGATTCTTTAAAATACGATGTAGTGGATTGTCCGGTATGCGGTTATGCAGCGCTTAATCGTTTCTTTAATTTTATGACTTCGCCACAGGCAAAATTAATTAAGGCTAGCATTTCTTCCGTTTACAAAGGTGCTGCGCCAAGTGGTGATATCGTATCATACGATGAGGCTATCACAAAGCATAAGCTTGCTTTGGTTAATACCATTGTAAAGAAAGGTAAACTAAGTGAAAAAGCATATACCTGTCTAAAAACAGGTTGGTTAGTGCGTGGGAAGAAAGAATCTCTTCCTACGACTACACCAAACTACGATAAAGTAGTTGCACAGTTAGAGGCCGAAGAAGTTGACTTTTTAACAAAAGCTTATGAGGGATTTGTAGAAGCTTATTCGAAAGAAAACTTCCCAATGTGTGGAATGGATGAGGCTACCATTACATACCTTTTAGCTGATTTAGCAAGAAGAACCGGAAAGACAGAGGATGCACTTCGTTATATTTCTAAGGTAATTGTAGCTAGAGATGCCAATGAACGTATCAAAGATAAGGCAAGGCAGTTAAAAGATCTGATGAATAATTAA